DNA sequence from the Alteribacter lacisalsi genome:
TGCTCGCTGGCGTTCTGCCAGTAAACTTCGAACATCACACCAAGGCCCGGAAGCATTTTTTCCTCGTTACTCTGAATGGCATCCTGAATAGTAGCTTCTACTTTCTGCTCATCACTGCCCTGGATATTGTCCATAATTGCACCGCGCAGATTAAAACTCATCAAGATCATCCTTTCTTCAGGTTAATCACGAAACCGCCGTCGCATTTTGGATGGAGTCTCATTTGTAGTATGATAAGTTCAGCAGAAATTTATGTATAATTGAGCATGCCCGGCAGAGTGGCCGGTAAAGGAGAAGATCATGGAACGAATTGAATCACCTAAAAACGGCAAAGTAAAAGCGTGGAAAAAACTGCATACAAAGAGGGGGCGTGAAAAAAGCGGCCTCTTTTTCATCGAAGGCAGGCATCTGATTGAAGAAGCACTCAAAGCAAATGTGCCTTTTAAGGAACTCATTATCCGTGAAGATGAAGAGATGCCGAAAGAGTGGAAGGCGGCAGATGTAAAACCGGTGGAAGTCACCTCGCGCGTCATGAAAGAGATCTGCGATACAGAAACGCCTCAGGGATTTGCTGCCATATGTGAACTGCCGGAGAACCGGAATATACCGCTGGAAAAAGGACAATTCCTCCTGCTTGACCGCATCCAGGATCCCGGTAACCTCGGTACGATCATCAGAACTGCCCACGCTGCTGGCATTTCCGGGCTGATTTTATCAGAAGGAACGGCTGATCCCTATAACAGCAAGGTACTGCGCTCCACTCAGGGGTCGGTTTTTCACATGCCGGTACAGAAGATGGATCTTGCTGAAGCCGTTACCCTCTGTCAGGAGAATAAGGTGCCTGTGTTTGGGACTTCCCTGCAGGGGAGCACATACTCGGCAATCGAACCTCAGCAGGATTTTGCCCTGATCCTCGGAAACGAAGGTCAGGGAATTGAGGAAGACCTTCTCAGTCAGACAGACCAGAATGTGTATATCCCCCTTTACGGTGATGCTGAGTCCCTAAACGTGAGTGTGGCATGCGGGATTCTTGTTTATCATCTCAAGCAGGTATAAACACGCATGGCGCGGGCGATGATGGAGATAAAAGTCCTGTTTGCACCGCGCCTGAAAACAGGATATAATAAAGCGTACATTTGAAACAGTATAAAAAGCAATGACGAAGAGCAGTAAGCTGAGCGTCAGCATGCAGGGAGAAAATGCCTTAGACTGAAAGCATTTTTATGCGTGACACAGCTGAATTCACTTCCGAGCCGGCACCGGAACGCAGACACGGTTTCTGCTAAGGCTGCCCGGACTTTTGTCCGTTACAATGCATGAGTGAGCACGCGTTTTTACGCGGCTAATCAGGGTGGTACCGCGAGTCTTCGTCCCTATTTTCAGGGAGAAGGCTCTTTTTTATGCCTTTTTCCCTGCACCGGGCAAAGGCAGACAAATGTAAAACCAGCTGTATGTTAAGCCGGAATGCCTGGAGGTTTTCACAAGAAAGCAGCCGGCATGACAGTTATTAAAAGGAGGAATACAGATGATTGACCGTTTAGAAGAACTGCAGGCAGAAGCGCTGGAAAAAGTCAGTCAGGCAGAGGAACTGAAAGACCTGAAGGATGTCCGGGTTGCCTATCTCGGAAAGAAAGGACCAATCACAGAAGTTCTTAAGGGCATGGGAAAGCTGTCCAATGAAGAACGTCCCAAAGTGGGGCAGAAGGCAAATGAGGTTCGAGACGCCATAAAAGATGCTATTGAAGTGAAGGAAGCCCGCCTTGAAAAAGAGGCTCTCGATCAGAAGCTTAAGGAAGAAAGCATTGATGTCACGCTTCCCGGCCGTTCTGTCCGCCGTGGCAACCGTCACCCGCTTACGAGCGTAACGGAAACGCTTGAGGATATTTTCATTGGCATGGGCTTCTCTATTGCTGAAGGACCTGAAGTGGAAACCGATTACTACAACTTTGAATCCCTGAATCTCCCTAAGGATCATCCGGCACGTGATATGCAGGATACCTTCTTTATTACACCTGATCTGCTGCTGCGCACTCAGACATCCCCGGTTCAGACCCGGACGATGGAAAAGCATGAAGGCCAGGGGCCGGTCAAAATCATCTGTCCTGGGAAAGTGTACCGCCGTGATGAAGACGATGCTACCCACTCCCACCAGTTTATGCAGATCGAGGGACTGATGGTGGATAAGAACATCCGCATGAGCGACCTCAAAGGTGTTCTTGAAACGTTTGTGAAAAATTACTTCGGTGAAGAAAGGGAGATTCGTCTGCGACCAAGCTTCTTCCCGTTTACAGAGCCGTCGGCTGAACTTGATATTTCCTGTGCGATCTGTCATGGGGAAGGGTGCCGGACGTGTAAGCAGACGGGCTGGATTGAAGTGCTGGGTACGGGAATGGTCCATCCAAACGTGCTGCGTATGGGCGGATTCGACCCGGAAGTCTACTCCGGATTTGCATTTGGAATGGGCGTTGAACGTCTTGCCATGCTCCGTTACGGCATCGACGACATCCGCCACTTCTACACAAATGACGTACGT
Encoded proteins:
- a CDS encoding TrmH family RNA methyltransferase; the encoded protein is MERIESPKNGKVKAWKKLHTKRGREKSGLFFIEGRHLIEEALKANVPFKELIIREDEEMPKEWKAADVKPVEVTSRVMKEICDTETPQGFAAICELPENRNIPLEKGQFLLLDRIQDPGNLGTIIRTAHAAGISGLILSEGTADPYNSKVLRSTQGSVFHMPVQKMDLAEAVTLCQENKVPVFGTSLQGSTYSAIEPQQDFALILGNEGQGIEEDLLSQTDQNVYIPLYGDAESLNVSVACGILVYHLKQV
- the pheS gene encoding phenylalanine--tRNA ligase subunit alpha, producing MIDRLEELQAEALEKVSQAEELKDLKDVRVAYLGKKGPITEVLKGMGKLSNEERPKVGQKANEVRDAIKDAIEVKEARLEKEALDQKLKEESIDVTLPGRSVRRGNRHPLTSVTETLEDIFIGMGFSIAEGPEVETDYYNFESLNLPKDHPARDMQDTFFITPDLLLRTQTSPVQTRTMEKHEGQGPVKIICPGKVYRRDEDDATHSHQFMQIEGLMVDKNIRMSDLKGVLETFVKNYFGEEREIRLRPSFFPFTEPSAELDISCAICHGEGCRTCKQTGWIEVLGTGMVHPNVLRMGGFDPEVYSGFAFGMGVERLAMLRYGIDDIRHFYTNDVRFLSQFK
- the sspI gene encoding small acid-soluble spore protein SspI; the encoded protein is MSFNLRGAIMDNIQGSDEQKVEATIQDAIQSNEEKMLPGLGVMFEVYWQNASEQEKQQVVQQISQGLQK